DNA from Marinagarivorans cellulosilyticus:
CAGCTCCAGAAGAAGGAATACAGGGTCATTATGAAATTGATGAAGGCGTGTATTACGACATTCCACCAGCCTTCGCTTGTTTGCTATGTCACGATAAGGCTGGTTTAGACGTTGGGCCTAAAAAGACGCCAGTGCTTGGGTTTTCCGCGTTACAGTTATCCGATAATCGTGACCCTGATGCTATTCATGGCGAGGCCCTAGAGCCTGGAATGATCACTCTAGAAGGTTTGCAAAGCCTTAATAGAGTGACGCGAAAGATGCCAGAAATGCCGCAAATCCCAGATTCAGAGGCCTACCCCTTGCAACGCTCGGTATTGGGTTATCTCCATACAAATTGCGGGAGTTGCCACAACGAGACTGGGCTGGCAGAAATTTCCACCTTCTCTGATTTTCACCACCCCGCCCACGCTCAGCATATTCAGCAAAACGGTACTTTTAAGACCTCCATGGGTAGACCTATCTCAAATTGGTTGATGCCAGATGGAAGCCCTGAGTTAATTATCAAACCTGGTGATTCAGAGAATAGTGCTTTGTTGTTTAGAATGAACGCAACGCACGAACTACATACTTTCAATATTCCCCTTTGGCATCATAGTGGCGGTTATTCTAGAACCGACTTGGTTAAAATGCCGTTTATTGGCAATAACCTAAAAGATACCTTTGCTATTGAAAAAATTTCTGAATATATAGATTCTTTGCCTCAGGAAAATTGAAGTTTAATGCTGTTTTAATCGTTTTTTGAGCTCTTGCCGTTACTGGCTAAATTACATTTATAATTAAATTGTTATTGGAGAAAAATATGAAAATATTCGCCATCAGTGGTAGCCCGAATCGTGAAGGTAATACCTGTACTTACGGTAATCATGTGATAGAAGCCGCAAAGAAAAACGGTGCTGAAGTAGAAGAAGTTAATATCTACGATTTTAATATCACTGACGTATGGGAAAATTATTTCGGCGACGCACTTTTCAATAAGTTTGAAAAAGCCGGAAGCGATGATATGCCTTTACTAAAGGACAAGATGATGAGCGCAGATATCATTTTGCTCATTACGCCCATCTATTGGTGTCAAATGACCGGTAAGATGAAAACGTTCGTTGATCGCTGGACTGATACCATCAATTTGGATTTTTCGTCGGATTTAGGTGGAAAGGGCTTGGCTTTGGTTTCCACGCACTCTGGGATGAACCAAATGAATTCTTCAAATGTTCTCCAAACGGCGATGGATAATACAGCAGTATTCTTGGGAATGACCTGGTTGGGCGGCATTGACGGCGCGTCTAAAATGGAAATTACCTCAGGAATGAATGAAGGCCATGAAATTATTGCGAAGGATTTTGGCGCTAAATTAGCTCGCGGCGAAAATTTGTTGGGTATGAAAGTTGTAGGTGGCGAGTAGGTTTTCCCGCAAGGCTACTGATCGAGATATTGTTCAGTAGCCTCTGCTAAGCCAGGTGGCCGGTTTGTGCACCGGCTAGTGGTCGATTTTGGTAATTAAATAGGTTTTTGGGGCAGTTTCAAGGCTGCGTCTACATCTTGCCGAGCAGGGGGGGGGGGTGACCTGATGCTAGCAAGGACTTTTCAATAATTAGTTAGATTTCAATTACAAGGATATTGGTATGCTTAAGCTTCTATTGATTTTAATTACTGTTATTCCCATTTTAAGTGTGGCAGAAATCCATATTCCCGAAAGAATTCCTCCTTTGGCGGCTATTGCGCAAGGCGAGCCCATGATTGATGCTGATATAGATGAAAAAGGCTATCACGTAGCAAAGATTCATGACGATGGAGTTTACTGGATAACGGACAATAACTACCACTCTTTGGCTATTGTGCGCCCACAGGGAATCATTGTTGTAGATGCGCCAGAGCCAATGCCCTTTTTCCCCCCAACACCTGTACTGACGGCCTTGGAAGAGGTTGCTCCCGGTGTACCTGTTACGCACCTAATTTACACCCATGCTCATACAGACCATATTGGCGGCGCTGGTGCGATTAAAGAGAAATACCCTCGTGTAAAGATTTTGGCTCATCAGGACACCAAGAAAATTCTGAAGCGAGCGAAAGACCCTAAGCGGCCAGAGCCAAATCGCAAGTTCAAGCGTGATGTTAGTGTGAGGATTCATGGGGTAAACATTGAATTGAGCACTTTTAGGGATGCGCATATGAAGGGCAATGTATTCGTATTATTGCCTGATCAAAAAGTTTTGATGGCTGTGGATCTGGTTTACCCTGGATACGTTCCTTTTAGGCGAATGGGTGTGGCGGAAAATTTTGTTGATTGGTATGAAGGCACAAAGTATTTATTAACAAAGGATTTTGATATTTTCGTAGCTGGTCATGGATTGAGGTTAGGAACTCGAGAAGATATTGAGCTACAAATTGAATACGTAGATGATATTCGTAATGTTGTAGACTCTATGGTTATGGATATCAATAAGCTTAATGAAACAGTCGATTTAATTGACGAACAACATGGTCCGTATTCATCGTTCACACATCAGGCTAAATGGACCTTGTTTGGTGGTTATCTGGATGTAATTGCGCAAGCGTGCAGGGAAGAGCTGGACAAGAAATACATCGAAGGGGAAAATTCAGGGGACAACTCAAAAGCTTTAGCTGGAGCGGAAACCTTTAATTTCGCAAACTGCGAATCTTATTTTGTTGCTAGGCGCTTAGGTGTTGATAAGTAACGTTAATCTGAGTTTGAACCTGTCATCGGCCGCGATATTGGCGGCCTGTTTGGCGATAAATTAATGCAACAGTATTTCCGAATTTTTGCGTATGCTGCCGCCTGTATTCTACTGAATGCATTGCTTAGCTCTTGCTCGCAGGCAACCCATGAGATAGAGCCGATACCTTATCAAACACTAGGCGGTGAGCTTGGCGGGGCTACGACTTGGTCGGTATTATCTAACCTGTCTGAGCCGGGCCCCATCGAATTTAGTCGACACATCGCTGCGCGTTGGGTAGTCCCACGTAAAGGGATTGTGAATTTAGAGCACGAAAGCTCGAAAGAAGCCGGTCTAAAAAATGAGCCGTTGAATATTGATGTCTATTTTTATTTAATACGCCATCCAAAATACGGATATTACTTGATTGATAGTGGGGTTTCTAAAGTTTTTAGAGGGCAAAGCGATTTGCCGGTTTACTTTCCCATATCGACTTCATTGCCATTCGAGCAGTTAGAGGTATTAACGGATACCTACACCTTTGTTAGCGGCTTGGATGAACCTTTATCGGGAGTATTTTTAAGCCATTTGCATATTGACCATATTATGGGGTTGCCTGATATACCGCGAAACACTCCAGTTTATGTAGGGCCTGATGAAGCGAAGGACAAACGTTTTAGCCATCTTTTTGTTCGCAGAACTACAAATAAGCTTCTAAGTGGGCTTGGACCTTTGAGGGAGTGGCAAACCAGTCGTAGTGCTGGTTCGCCCTTTTCGTATGTTGATATTTTTTCAGACGGTAGCGTTTTGGGCTTCCACATTCCAGGTCACACTCGCGGAAATATGGCCTTCTTTATAAGAGCAAAGGATGGACCTGTATTGTTGGCAGGCGACGGTTCGCACACAGTTTGGGGGTGGAATAACAGCGTTGAGCCAGGAAGCTATAACACAAATACTGAACAAGCAGCAAACTCGTTAGATCGCTTAATAGAGTTTTCGTCCAAACTTCCAGGGCTTCGGGTCTATTTGGGCCATGAATCCTTTCCTGGGCAATCGATCTAAGGCTTTAGCTTTAGCCTTAGAATGAAACAGCCCGCGTGTTTGTAATCTTAAATAGGCTCCATGCTGCAACTACCTAATTTATTAAGGCCCGCTTTACAGCTGTTGAGTTGAAGGAACTTAGTCTTCATGTGTTCTAAAAACAGGCGGGCGTTCTTACTTAAAAAGCGTCTGTCATGGTAAACAGCGTAAACACTTCGTTCGGGGTGAATAGTATAGTTTCTCAATACTGGTATGAGTTTTTTTCTGCTTTCAATGCTGTGTTTGCAGTTTTCTACAGCGAAAGAGGGTAGACAAGCTAAGCCAAGCCCCTCTTCGGTGGCTTTGACTATTGTTCGGATATCGTTCATAAAGAATTTTCCGTTGGGCTTGATCGATTCGATATCCTTTGACTTGTTATGCTGAAACCCCCATTTCTCTTTGGCCGCTCTAAAAAATAGACAGGTATGCGCATAAAGATCTTCCGGTTTTGAAATTGTGGGGTGCTTGGCTAGGTACTCTTCACTTCCAAATACGCAACTTTCAATATCCCATAGCTTAATTGCAACTAAGCTTGAATCGTCAAGCGGGCCGATTCTGAGGGCTAA
Protein-coding regions in this window:
- a CDS encoding MBL fold metallo-hydrolase, which translates into the protein MLKLLLILITVIPILSVAEIHIPERIPPLAAIAQGEPMIDADIDEKGYHVAKIHDDGVYWITDNNYHSLAIVRPQGIIVVDAPEPMPFFPPTPVLTALEEVAPGVPVTHLIYTHAHTDHIGGAGAIKEKYPRVKILAHQDTKKILKRAKDPKRPEPNRKFKRDVSVRIHGVNIELSTFRDAHMKGNVFVLLPDQKVLMAVDLVYPGYVPFRRMGVAENFVDWYEGTKYLLTKDFDIFVAGHGLRLGTREDIELQIEYVDDIRNVVDSMVMDINKLNETVDLIDEQHGPYSSFTHQAKWTLFGGYLDVIAQACREELDKKYIEGENSGDNSKALAGAETFNFANCESYFVARRLGVDK
- a CDS encoding LysR family transcriptional regulator, which translates into the protein MWSYDDLVIFIKVIEEGNFINTAKKLDLPASTVSRRILRLEKALDTKLINRNPRTFKATEAGLKIFEHCSTNVNAIEQSIQCITDSACGTGGKLTITAPVFLAQELLKDWIIEFQLEHRDIELNICSDNRLKDLVKDDVDLALRIGPLDDSSLVAIKLWDIESCVFGSEEYLAKHPTISKPEDLYAHTCLFFRAAKEKWGFQHNKSKDIESIKPNGKFFMNDIRTIVKATEEGLGLACLPSFAVENCKHSIESRKKLIPVLRNYTIHPERSVYAVYHDRRFLSKNARLFLEHMKTKFLQLNSCKAGLNKLGSCSMEPI
- a CDS encoding MBL fold metallo-hydrolase, translating into MQQYFRIFAYAAACILLNALLSSCSQATHEIEPIPYQTLGGELGGATTWSVLSNLSEPGPIEFSRHIAARWVVPRKGIVNLEHESSKEAGLKNEPLNIDVYFYLIRHPKYGYYLIDSGVSKVFRGQSDLPVYFPISTSLPFEQLEVLTDTYTFVSGLDEPLSGVFLSHLHIDHIMGLPDIPRNTPVYVGPDEAKDKRFSHLFVRRTTNKLLSGLGPLREWQTSRSAGSPFSYVDIFSDGSVLGFHIPGHTRGNMAFFIRAKDGPVLLAGDGSHTVWGWNNSVEPGSYNTNTEQAANSLDRLIEFSSKLPGLRVYLGHESFPGQSI
- a CDS encoding flavodoxin family protein, translating into MKIFAISGSPNREGNTCTYGNHVIEAAKKNGAEVEEVNIYDFNITDVWENYFGDALFNKFEKAGSDDMPLLKDKMMSADIILLITPIYWCQMTGKMKTFVDRWTDTINLDFSSDLGGKGLALVSTHSGMNQMNSSNVLQTAMDNTAVFLGMTWLGGIDGASKMEITSGMNEGHEIIAKDFGAKLARGENLLGMKVVGGE